The nucleotide sequence ATTGATATCCTGCATTTTCAAAACTTGAAGGCAATTTTGGACGCAATTGATCGATTGTCAACCATGAGGACAATGTAGCTGTGAAAATCTGAACTATTATGAATATCATACTTAGCCACGTGATAAGTACAACTTTAGAGTTCTTGTTAAGTATCTTCCCTGCAAATTGAAAGTACTTCAATAAATAGAAGAAATAGTTTCTATCTTAAATCTAATGCTTTCCTGAATAAATGTTTGTATCGATGTTTGTTGCTAGTTTATTTCCGACTTGTTTTAATTAACTTCTTTTAAGATTCATATCGATTCATATAGATTAGAAAGGAAATTTTAAAAGGGTGCAAATTAATAGAttagaaaggaaaaaaaaatcaTCCCATTTGATGACTAACCACTTTATCATAAAGGCTTAGATTAGAAGGAAAGTGATCTCTTTGTAAGAAAACTCAAATAAATCCCATCCAACCATTACTCAACCCTAAactttaaaccctaaatcataaacTCAATGAAATAAACCCTAAACACCCTAAACACTAAACCTTAAAAGTTATACCCCAAACTCTAAAAGCTAAATCTTAGAGGCTAACACCTAAAAATTAAATGTTAAAGCTATGCCATAAAAGTTATTCTCAAAACTCTAAAAATTTAAACCCTAGACCTCAAACGTTAAAACTAAAGTACAGAAAAATTCAACTAAAATATTAATCGTTTGATAGAGTTTTCTCATGATATTCTACTTAGATTAGAAGAGAATGTGAACAACTTTACCAAAAACCTTTTCTAAACTAAGGATTTTATTGTAAAGAAAAAATTAGCATTTAGTAGATACATTGAACAACTGTAAATCTCAAATTAGGTAGGTACCTTCATAGAAGAAGAATGTCGAAATTGGAAACCAGATGATCATTACGACTTTATGATGAATTGGGACTTTAAATTTTGGATTGCCAACACGGTATTCTAGAAATGCAACTGCAAATCCAATATAAATACCTGCACCGACTATCACGATCCATAATCTCCAGGTAAAAGGTTTCAAGAAAGTCCACAAGGTTTGGTTCCATTCATGTGTAGCACGGACAAGCATATAGAGTTCAGCGCCCTGATAGGGAATTGTAAAATCATAGAATGGTGTTCGACTAGCACGCACTGTAACATCACCAGCAACTGCTTGACAAGACTCCGAGGGCTAGAAAATCAAACATACACGAGTTTATAAAGTTTTCATATAGTGTACTGTCTAGTGTATAATAAGTATACATGTTCTTTCTAATCTTGTTCATACTATCAAACACTAAGGGAGGTTGGAATCTTGTTTTGTTTCCTTTTTTTTCAAGAATTTTGTATGTTCTTCTGATGTTCCTAGAAAACTATCATGAGTTTTTTTCATTCCACATGTGTTTCTATGGCTATTATTTACATTTTTGACTTTGAGAATCTAGACAAGCATTCTTAATTACATTTAAATATATAGTTATGAAGCAATAGGGAGGGGATCATGAAGCAATAGGGAGGGATCATTTTAGAACGCATTTTTTTTTGTATGAATGCACAAAATAAATAAGAGTCCTAATTTTAATTCCTCCTTCGTACTTTTAATTTCTTTTACTaattaaaaacacatttttagtttACTCATATTAAAATCATCAAACTAATTTGTCCATATACTTCTTAATTTTGTACGATTTACTTACATATGATTACTTACACGTGTGTAGTTTTGTCCATCAATAAACAACTAAACTACTTTCTTCATATTTCTTTTTATATGAAAGGATAACTGATACTTTTATACTACTTTTTATTCTTAAATGATTTAATATTGGAATTTTTCTCTATATATAAAGTGCTAAATTCAGCCATGCATcccatgtatatatatgtatgtgtgttttATGGGAAAATTGTACCTGATTTCTAATCTGCTTTAGAAGGTCATCATATGTACCATTGCTTTCCCCGTTTGCATTAACGAAAGGTTTGAAGATAGGCTGAATATTGAAAGGTAAGACATGCAATACATAGCAGAATATCGCTATGGAGAATCCACCTTCAAGTTGTGATTTTTGGTTGACTTTTACCAACTCAGTAAAGCCTGTTTTGGGCACCCAGACAAGTAATTCTGGGCATAAATAATCTACTTTTTCTTGTTTGGTTATCTTCCATTCTGGACCTATTATGTCTTTCATGGGTAATCACATATCAAAACCAACGAAAACTTATACTAACAAAGAAAAATAAACCACCTAAATACATATGATGAAGTGAACTTTATTTCACTAAAAGAATTGTAATTTAGTGACGTACTTAAGATGACAAATAGGAGTGAATATCTTGTAACTTAAGATTTCCTTAAAAAGTTCAATTTTTTTTGTGTCAATATTtttatttcattccaatcatcagggcaaattacataaggatagcaggtagacgagcaacaaactgcgccgccatccatttctgaatagaaaaccctaatctactaaaaacaaagccccGCCCTTGAGGAAACCCAAAATGACAATATTTAACCATGCTTTTCAAACTATGTGTAAAAGTGAgactttttatttctagaatttATCCTTTACTATTGGAAACCACAAATCCATATATTAAACAAATTTTagttacaacaaaaaaaaaagaagagatCAAAACACGTTTGCACGTAAGACAGTAGCATAAGGAACCGTTGCTAAACAGTAAATATGGTGTTTATGTACCTTTAAAAAAAATTGGTGAAACTTTGATAAACGATAAATGTGTATTTTCAGTATTTTGACTTCACCTCCTTTTGTGTGTTTCAAAATATTCAAAAACACTTGATATTTTTTTGTAACAACATACAGGGCCGGCTCAACGTTTGTGGTGGCCAAAGCGAATTCAAAACGTGGAGCCctttacaaagaaaaaaaaattgaattaacATGATCAACTACAAGAAAACTTGACAGATTTACACTTTGTTTGACATAATAAGAGGAATAGTTGTCTAAAGGATTTGTGTGATTTAGTTATAAATATGAAAGAGATAATGCTAAGCTCCTCATTAAGATATGACATCACTAAGGAAATTAGATAATTGCAGGACAACATTGGTCTTTTAGAGGGCTAAAGAGGCTGTTCAttcgttaaaaaaaataaacgcTGAAAATGATTTATTGCATAGCTACTTAGATTCGAACCAGAATCTTCACAAGTTGTCAACATACCTGCACATACATCTACCCCGCCTCCAACATGATATTCCTCCTGGAAAGATAGTCTCTTATGGCTTGACATATCTTGCAAGGTAGTTACTCTTGAGGATGTGACAACATCAACAGCACAAAGCATACAAACAATTTTAACAAAGGAAACGATATGCTTTGTGTGTTCCATATTGTTTGTGGTTATTCTGAACTCATCAACCGCACAGAACAatgtgtttttctttttttttttttaatttcatatTGTAGTTAGTTATATAGCGATTCGTTTGCCTTTCTGGCCTATTTATAAAAGTCTAGTTAACTTGAGTCAAGCAGAATATTCATACGAGAGTTTATGTTAAAAGGAAATGTCGGTGGTCCCGCTCTCTTTTATATATAAACTAGGTTGCTGCtacccgcgcgttgcgacgggaaactaacctttttttagaaAGCAAAAGTAACCATAGTAATTATGTTTGGGTTACAAATTTCCAGTAAAATAACATAAATCAAAATTATTTGAAACTATATGCAAAAAGATGAAACATGTAAAAAAATTATGATGTCATAACGAgaaatcgtttaaaacttaaagtaAAAACTTTTTTAAAGTTCGAGGGTTGTAGTGTAATGCGGTTTTAAAGGAGTAATAATAACTTTATCAAAATTCATGCGACgtgtgataaatttgttaaaattCAGATGGTAAGAATGAAATTTGTTTTAATAAACTTAACAAAATTTAAAGGGGTCAAAATGTAAGTATCAAAACTTTTATGGTTAAAACATATTAAAAGAAAGAATAAAGTATCTTTTATGATGATTATAAATGATACAAAAGAATTGAGTATATTATATAAATGACATAGAAAAAAAAGGTTAAATATATGGGTGTTAATAGCATTATTGTAATTAGAAGCAAAATGGAGACTTAAAACATGTACTGTAGCACCATGATTtactataatataatataatataatataatataatataatataatataatataatataatataatataattatagagttaaatgtcattttagaccctatggtttgggtcattttggtagtttatttcaaaattttcatttttatccTGTGgattcaaaaaggtttcaccgttgccattttagccCACTAGCTTAACTTCATCTATATTTTCTGTTAACTAAAACGGCAATTCGGTAATTTTATATGTACTTCTATTAACTAGAAAGGCAATTCGGccgtataaaatgaccgaatcgcCCTTCTCGTTAATTGATGAAGTTAATCCAGTAAACTAAAATGGCAATAGTGAAACATTTTTGAACAGAGaggaaaaaaataaaacttttaaactaaactgataaaataaccaaaatcacataaactaaaatgacatttaactcataATTATAATTAGTTTAGTTTTGAAAAGTCAAAGTATTTATACTTTCAAAGTGTTAATACACAATAGGCCAGGgctaacttatttttaggtttttatttgattttctcttattatttaaatctagtgttttttttttaatactttCACCTGTAAGGGTGAATGGGGGACTCTCGGTAACCCCATTCGGTGACCCAAGTCATCTAACGGGAACACCGCTGCCATCAACGAGAGGAATCACATAGGGGAGCAAGATCGGTGAGAGCTTGCCGAATGAAGGAGGGAGAGAGATGGTGGGCCACCcttttttcaaccaatcaaaacatttttttttaataaaaaaacaaggggagttaagaggggagtgacgccatcaaattgagggtgtgaggggag is from Helianthus annuus cultivar XRQ/B chromosome 9, HanXRQr2.0-SUNRISE, whole genome shotgun sequence and encodes:
- the LOC110877509 gene encoding glutamate receptor 3.1, which encodes MEHTKHIVSFVKIVCMLCAVDVVTSSRVTTLQDMSSHKRLSFQEEYHVGGGVDVCADIIGPEWKITKQEKVDYLCPELLVWVPKTGFTELVKVNQKSQLEGGFSIAIFCYVLHVLPFNIQPIFKPFVNANGESNGTYDDLLKQIRNQPSESCQAVAGDVTVRASRTPFYDFTIPYQGAELYMLVRATHEWNQTLWTFLKPFTWRLWIVIVGAGIYIGFAVAFLEYRVGNPKFKVPIHHKVVMIIWFPISTFFFYEGKILNKNSKVVLITWLSMIFIIVQIFTATLSSWLTIDQLRPKLPSSFENAGYQYGGYVDNYITQNYNCSGKHLKALKSIEEYKNAFSNGSISAVFDELPYIDLFLAKYGSDYMKVGPLNQQSGHAFAFPHDSPLVNYFTRAVVNITESEIMKEMKEKYFRFDVPNGSQSNQALPQSLDIHSFIGLFIFTGILTIVAIILSESSIRSTSIKNKILPISTEN